The stretch of DNA CGAGCATCATCTGGTTGCATGGGCTGGGCGCCGACGGCCACGATTTCGAGCCCATCGTGCCCGAACTTCGCCTGCGATCGCTCGCCATTCGCTTTGTGTTTCCGCACGCGCCAGTGCGACCGGTTACCCTCAACGGGGGTCTAGCCATGCCGGCATGGTATGACATTAGCGGCCTGACCTCGGCGGCGCGAGAGGACGAGCAAGGCATCCGCGAGATGGCGCCGACCATAGAGGCGCTGATCCAGCGCGAGCGCGAGCGCGGCATTCCGGCCAGCCGCATCGTACTGGCCGGATTTTCACAGGGCGGCGCGCTCGCGCTGCACGTTGCGCTGCGCTATGGGGAGACCCTGGCGGGTATCATGGGCTTGTCGACTTATCTGCCGCTCAGGGCACGAGTAAAGCGCGAACGCCACGCCGCCAATGAGAATACGCCTGTCTTTCTGGCGCACGGCACGGACGATCCAGTGTTGGATTTCTCGTTCGGCACAATTTCGCGAGACTTGCTGCGAGAGATAGGCCATCCGCTGGAGTGGCATGAATATGCCATGCCGCACGCGGTATGTCCGCAGGAAATCGCTGACATCAGAACCTGGCTGCTCGGGCGACTCTAGCGAGGTGTCGGCCGTGGCGACTGGCTTGCAGCGCGAGCGTCGTGGCTTTTAGCTAACGCACGCCGCATATTCCGCTCCCGGCCCGCAAGACAGGGGTCACGCCCGGGCGCTAGGCCGTCGGCCAAAGTTTGCATACCAGCGCATCAGGTTCTGGTAGGAATCGTCGATGTGT from Gammaproteobacteria bacterium encodes:
- a CDS encoding alpha/beta fold hydrolase, with product MTNEYLPAVELATGPGPDASIIWLHGLGADGHDFEPIVPELRLRSLAIRFVFPHAPVRPVTLNGGLAMPAWYDISGLTSAAREDEQGIREMAPTIEALIQRERERGIPASRIVLAGFSQGGALALHVALRYGETLAGIMGLSTYLPLRARVKRERHAANENTPVFLAHGTDDPVLDFSFGTISRDLLREIGHPLEWHEYAMPHAVCPQEIADIRTWLLGRL